Sequence from the Desulfatiglans anilini DSM 4660 genome:
GCATCTATCAGTTTTATGTCTGGCGCCGCCGCTTGAAAGCCGGCGTTCGGCACCAGCAGAAACCCGGAGCATTTATTGAGCTGGTTCCCGCTAAGAATGAAGTGAACACCCCGATCCGGATCCATGTGGGAGACCAGCTATGGGTTGAAGTGCCCCAAGGGTTCCACCCGCCGACGCTCCTTTCGATCATCGAAACTCTTACCAGAATCAGTCAGGGCGCATGCTTGCCCTGAGCGCTGTCACCCATAT
This genomic interval carries:
- the tnpA gene encoding IS66 family insertion sequence element accessory protein TnpA, which codes for MTQVDRRVHWSRIMQAQAASGQTIKAFCAERKISIYQFYVWRRRLKAGVRHQQKPGAFIELVPAKNEVNTPIRIHVGDQLWVEVPQGFHPPTLLSIIETLTRISQGACLP